One Euphorbia lathyris chromosome 1, ddEupLath1.1, whole genome shotgun sequence DNA segment encodes these proteins:
- the LOC136205218 gene encoding acidic leucine-rich nuclear phosphoprotein 32-related protein has protein sequence MDEIWERAVELALDGQTDHAAARTLTLDGAVKCVQGRLPPPSLLQKFENLQHLSIANIGVSSLEHFPRLRNLQKLILSDNRIAGGLEFLVEAGLDSLRDLDLSNNRIPNLEDLAPLAELKLISLDLYECPVTRVKDYRSRVFGLIKSLKYLDKMDAEENERPESDDEEDEEDDDEDDPGSGEIDGEERPYRLNNGHSEGAEGIVDVDGDEESDADEEETETVRRIDGPNQNGFRVAAVEDRDDGDDEEGDDEYENESGEEIDEEEGDEDDVVEVHEIDDSDDEVDGVEDEDDDDEEDEDDEDDELEEVDNDEGDFAEPESTGRLTSTEGEIDAHEHGEDDVEDDDNGETGEEEQGVDDDGEFEDEEDGEEDEDSGAGYLVQPVGQAEVHDAGGSDGELGIEEEEEEVEDDEEVEVIPSTSSSQHKRKRDEAEEDLDEKDDEEEDEDNDVVEYSKSSKKQR, from the exons ATGGATGAGATCTGGGAGCGGGCAGTGGAGTTAGCTTTGGACGGGCAAACGGACCACGCTGCTGCACGAACACTAACCCTGGACGGGGCGGTGAAGTGCGTTCAAGGACGGCTGCCTCCACCCAGCCTTTTGCAGAAGTTCGAGAATCTTCAGCATCTTTCCATCGCAAATATTGGAGTTTCGTCGCTTGAGCACTTTCCTCGACTCAGAAATCTTCAGAAACTTATTCTCTCTGATAATCGCATCGCTGGCGGTCTTGAGTTCCTCGTTGAGGCTGGCCTTGACTCGCTTAGGGACCTCGACTTGTCCAACAATCGCATCCCAAATCTCGAAGATCTTGCCCCTCTGGCTGAGTTAAAACTAATTTCTCTTGATCTGTACGAGTGTCCTGTCACTAGAGTGAAGGATTATCGGTCTAGGGTTTTTGGTTTGATCAAATCGTTGAAGTATTTGGATAAAATGGATGCCGAGGAGAATGAGAGACctgaatctgatgatgaagagGATGAAGAAGACGATGATGAAGACGATCCTGGCAGTGGAGAGATTGATGGAGAGGAAAGGCCTTACAGGTTGAATAATGGACATAGTGAAGGAGCTGAAGggattgttgatgtggatgGGGATGAGGAGAGCGATGCTGATGAGGAGGAAACTGAGACTGTTAGGCGGATTGATGGACCCAACCAAAATGGGTTTAGAGTAGCAGCTGTGGAGGACAGAGATGATGGAGATGATGAGGAGGGTGATGATGAATATGAAAATGAATCTGGAGAAGAGATTGATGAGGAAGAGGGTGATGAAGATGATGTGGTAGAGGTGCATGAGATCGATGATAGTGATGATGAAGTGGATGGGGTTGAAGATGAGGATGATGACGATGAAGAAGACGAAGATGACGAGGATGATGAGCTAGAAGAGGTAGATAATGATGAGGGCGATTTTGCAGAGCCTGAGAGTACAGGCAGGTTAACAAGTACAGAAGGAGAGATTGATGCTCATGAGCATGGAGAAGATGATGTAGAAGACGATGATAATGGAGAGACTGGAGAAGAAGAACAGGGTGTTGATGATGATGGAGAatttgaggatgaagaagacgGGGAGGAG GATGAAGACTCAGGTGCAGGGTACTTGGTACAGCCAGTGGGTCAAGCTGAAGTACATGATGCTGGAGGTAGTGATGGAGAGCTAGGaattgaagaagaggaggaagaagttgaagatgatGAGGAAGTAGAGGTGATACCGTCCACTTCATCATCTCAACATAAGAGGAAAAGGGATGAGGCGGAGGAAGATTTAGATGAGaaggatgatgaagaagaagatgaagacaaTGATGTTGTGGAGTACAGTAAGTCATCAAAGAAGCAGCGGTAG